One Fuerstiella marisgermanici DNA window includes the following coding sequences:
- a CDS encoding RNA 2'-phosphotransferase — protein sequence MHRVYRFVIRLLRHGAGFKSLSIDPDGWVAIEDLLQRINRRALEFELWRDWTIHDLQRQCELHGGRRLQISDDQELVRARYGHTIPDICAGKRRTPPHVLYHGTSQKLAGQILQHGLQRRERNLVHLTSCFDYAAWIARNHGSPAVLQVITDHAASAGIPFWQCNDHVWQSTDLPASAIQPIRGKALTQQKKDLP from the coding sequence GTGCACCGCGTCTACCGGTTTGTCATCCGTTTACTCCGCCACGGTGCCGGTTTCAAATCACTGTCGATTGACCCGGACGGGTGGGTGGCCATCGAAGACCTGTTGCAGCGAATCAACCGGCGAGCATTGGAATTTGAACTCTGGCGGGACTGGACCATCCATGACCTGCAGCGCCAGTGTGAACTGCACGGCGGTCGCCGTCTTCAGATCAGTGATGACCAGGAACTTGTACGAGCACGTTACGGACACACGATTCCTGACATCTGCGCCGGCAAACGTCGAACGCCACCCCACGTCCTGTATCACGGTACGTCACAGAAACTGGCCGGTCAGATTCTGCAGCACGGACTGCAACGGCGCGAACGAAACCTCGTGCATCTGACCAGCTGTTTCGATTACGCCGCGTGGATTGCTCGCAATCACGGAAGCCCCGCAGTGCTGCAGGTGATTACCGATCATGCAGCCTCAGCCGGCATTCCGTTCTGGCAGTGCAACGATCATGTCTGGCAGTCCACCGATCTTCCTGCATCCGCCATTCAGCCGATTCGCGGGAAGGCCCTCACCCAGCAGAAGAAAGATCTCCCATGA
- a CDS encoding type IV secretory system conjugative DNA transfer family protein encodes MTITLAPRNIRERADIVDSQLLPGGPCDLNFRHRGIVFGDGLFVFWFGRLAGAVWFLSIILWLLRLTTISPTVIVVGSLLGGVIVTVARLRPRSEWAAIRAGIRFAIVVAATGALTVAVLKRSVEWIAVTSQLMGWLFCLLILTQRIAENSVSWITAHPRVPHRLMMLGRLLWRDRFVTRIRLADVARDAEEADLLSRLRCGWGLICRSFWVVLLVLALLDPRRYDPASASLRLMAGLWGLQLLMLWANQLLYPGVLSAAIEYLRRWLFVDIPADAPPNVWRSPFGSSTVRRRYVLGNALVLAFSMTGLELCHASVIKELPPSTILVLTLRHALLIALAVGLMLLTILNLTGPVIWQYRRLFQTPDSPLLDPTWTAFDGYNDRLRYSTNAIEQSCYYKGIHPDSGFPILVDRKLLFEHQLILGATGSGKTALGLLGQIGQLIRRRDGAVIILDCKGDQDMFETARREAERVGAKFKWFTNKPLHSTYIFNPVNQAQLTRLTMPQIVGQFMMSLNMHHGADYGRAWFSMSSRMLFQEALRDIHQNSPAGRPFSFREIETVLRRIAATEKEFQAAQHLAFVISNLAQFEQLNLSPAHPANPHVIRNGIHMPDVLAQKQVIYFNLIGTLDMATVGEIARLAIYSADSAAMDLFDRTGRQPGVHLIIDEAQMVMAQNFPAIMTQGRSHGVAFTLALQTLSQLAPPGGADLRQLVLDNTVSQQYFSARDPESIRHLMKISGETGYYGASWKQFSSHVQDGIVNMAHAVYDPAREPEPVIDITQEVGPRLSAEDIADISRNPRQCIMSMGRAEGYTSYRGAFPVQVDFTMTEQEYQERAQTRWPELSRDTIELAPFWPEPNAHTVVPTTHPGLTGPVAASPDEMTEDKLAELRRRLFGKD; translated from the coding sequence ATGACCATCACCCTCGCACCACGCAACATTCGGGAACGCGCCGATATTGTGGACAGCCAGCTACTGCCTGGCGGCCCGTGTGATCTTAACTTCCGTCATCGCGGGATCGTCTTTGGTGATGGACTGTTCGTGTTCTGGTTTGGTCGCCTCGCGGGAGCGGTCTGGTTTCTGTCCATCATTCTCTGGCTCCTGCGTCTGACCACGATTTCTCCAACGGTCATCGTAGTCGGCAGTCTACTCGGCGGCGTCATCGTCACGGTTGCACGGCTGCGTCCACGCAGTGAATGGGCGGCAATCCGGGCCGGTATCCGATTTGCGATCGTGGTTGCCGCAACAGGTGCTTTGACGGTGGCTGTGTTGAAACGTTCGGTCGAATGGATTGCTGTGACCTCTCAACTGATGGGGTGGTTGTTCTGCCTTCTGATCCTGACGCAGCGAATCGCCGAAAATTCCGTGTCATGGATTACCGCACATCCTCGGGTTCCCCATCGATTGATGATGCTCGGACGACTGTTATGGCGAGACCGCTTCGTGACGCGAATTCGCCTCGCAGATGTTGCCAGGGACGCTGAAGAAGCCGACCTCCTGTCACGACTGCGGTGCGGTTGGGGACTGATCTGTCGCAGTTTTTGGGTGGTGCTGCTTGTGCTCGCGCTGTTGGATCCCCGACGCTATGACCCAGCCTCCGCGTCGCTGCGGCTGATGGCGGGATTGTGGGGCCTGCAGCTGCTGATGTTGTGGGCCAATCAACTCCTCTATCCGGGCGTCCTTTCGGCAGCGATCGAATATCTGCGTCGTTGGTTGTTTGTGGACATCCCGGCCGATGCTCCGCCGAATGTGTGGCGCAGCCCCTTCGGTTCTTCAACCGTCCGTCGCCGTTATGTTCTGGGGAATGCACTCGTGCTCGCCTTTTCCATGACCGGGCTCGAGCTGTGTCATGCGTCTGTTATCAAGGAACTGCCACCGTCAACAATCCTGGTTTTGACTCTCCGCCACGCGTTGCTGATAGCACTGGCTGTGGGGCTGATGTTACTCACGATCCTGAATCTGACGGGGCCGGTAATCTGGCAGTATCGGCGTCTGTTTCAGACGCCGGATTCCCCGCTGCTGGATCCGACGTGGACCGCCTTCGATGGCTACAACGACCGCCTGCGTTACAGCACCAATGCAATCGAGCAGTCCTGCTATTACAAAGGAATTCACCCCGACAGTGGCTTTCCGATTCTTGTGGATCGCAAACTGCTGTTTGAACACCAGCTCATCCTGGGAGCGACCGGAAGCGGCAAAACGGCCCTTGGTCTGCTCGGGCAAATCGGTCAGCTGATTCGTCGCCGTGACGGCGCCGTCATCATCCTCGACTGCAAAGGTGATCAGGACATGTTTGAAACGGCCCGACGGGAAGCCGAACGTGTCGGAGCCAAATTCAAGTGGTTCACCAATAAGCCGCTGCATTCCACCTACATCTTCAATCCCGTCAATCAGGCCCAACTGACGCGACTCACGATGCCGCAGATCGTTGGTCAGTTCATGATGTCACTGAACATGCATCATGGAGCGGACTATGGGCGAGCGTGGTTCAGCATGTCATCAAGAATGCTGTTTCAGGAGGCTCTGCGAGACATTCATCAGAATTCTCCCGCCGGCCGTCCATTCTCTTTCCGCGAAATAGAAACCGTGCTGCGTCGCATCGCGGCTACGGAAAAAGAGTTTCAGGCGGCTCAACATCTGGCCTTTGTTATCTCCAATCTGGCTCAGTTTGAACAGCTGAACCTGTCACCCGCTCACCCCGCAAATCCCCATGTCATCCGCAACGGGATTCATATGCCGGATGTGCTGGCTCAAAAGCAGGTCATCTACTTCAACCTGATCGGGACTCTCGACATGGCCACCGTCGGCGAAATCGCACGACTGGCCATCTACTCGGCTGACAGCGCGGCCATGGACCTGTTTGACCGGACCGGCCGACAACCGGGCGTTCATCTCATCATTGATGAAGCTCAGATGGTCATGGCACAGAATTTTCCGGCCATCATGACGCAGGGCCGCTCGCATGGTGTTGCGTTTACCCTGGCGTTGCAGACACTCTCACAACTGGCACCGCCTGGTGGAGCAGATCTGCGCCAGCTGGTGCTGGATAACACGGTCAGTCAACAGTACTTCTCGGCACGTGACCCGGAATCGATCCGTCATCTGATGAAGATCAGTGGTGAGACGGGCTACTACGGAGCGTCCTGGAAACAATTCTCTTCACACGTGCAGGACGGCATCGTGAACATGGCCCATGCCGTCTATGATCCGGCACGGGAGCCGGAACCCGTGATCGACATCACGCAGGAGGTCGGCCCGCGACTGTCCGCCGAAGATATCGCGGACATCAGCCGGAATCCGCGACAGTGCATCATGAGTATGGGGCGTGCGGAAGGCTACACCAGCTATCGAGGAGCGTTCCCGGTTCAGGTGGACTTCACCATGACGGAACAGGAGTATCAGGAACGAGCTCAAACCAGATGGCCGGAACTGTCGAGAGACACCATCGAGCTGGCACCGTTCTGGCCGGAACCCAACGCACACACGGTCGTCCCCACCACACATCCGGGACTCACAGGCCCCGTGGCAGCATCTCCCGATGAAATGACTGAAGACAAACTGGCTGAACTGCGACGCCGGCTGTTCGGCAAAGATTAG
- a CDS encoding MT-A70 family methyltransferase → MHESTHEREQVEQNRPPSIVENLRELVDSEFRFSTVYADRPWQYSNPVSRGAANNHYSTMTVQQICDEPVRELVNDNALLHLWTTNAFLREAFEVMEARGFQYKSCLVWVKPQLGMGNYWRVSHEFLCDRSHKYSYVVSRIMLCCHSRPLFLHRFRFGLAT, encoded by the coding sequence ATGCACGAATCGACCCACGAGCGTGAACAGGTAGAACAAAATCGACCTCCGTCGATCGTGGAGAACCTGCGCGAACTGGTCGATTCCGAATTCCGTTTCTCGACGGTCTATGCGGACCGACCCTGGCAGTACTCCAACCCCGTCTCGCGCGGAGCTGCCAACAATCACTATTCCACGATGACCGTTCAGCAGATTTGCGACGAACCGGTCAGAGAGCTTGTGAATGACAACGCCCTTCTTCACCTCTGGACCACCAACGCCTTTCTGCGCGAAGCCTTTGAAGTCATGGAAGCACGGGGATTTCAGTACAAGTCCTGCCTCGTCTGGGTCAAACCGCAACTGGGAATGGGCAACTACTGGCGCGTCTCCCACGAATTTTTATGTGATCGATCACATAAATATTCTTATGTGGTGTCGCGGATTATGTTGTGTTGTCATAGTCGACCTCTATTTTTGCATCGGTTTCGTTTCGGTTTGGCCACATAA